From the genome of Adhaeribacter pallidiroseus:
TTAGTCCTGGCCGCTTTCTTCGCTGCCGGAATCTTCGCTGTTTTTGTAGCCTTTCAGGGTGCTGGCGTTGGGTTGGTTATTCCGGAATTCTTTATCCGAACTGTCCGAGCCGCGCGTATCTGCTGGGTTAGCGTGCGAACCTTGCGGGCTGTTTTGTTCCGGTGTATCTTTCCCGTGCTTCGCGCCACCGCTGTGGCCTTCGCGACTGGGTTTGTTTTCGCCGCGGGTATTATCGGCTCCTCCGGCTACCGGACCTTCGTGCTGCGCGGGTTGCTGCCCACTTACCCCGACGCCTTTGCCGGTATTATCGTGCTGGGCCTGGCTGTTGCCTTCCTGGTTATTTACTTTATCAGACATAATCTTGGGGTTATATTTTAATTTTTTAAATTTTTCCAATTTCCCCGACTATCATCCGGGAAGTTCATTGTACGGACAAAGTCCCTTTTAAGGTTAATAAAAAACGCTTCCCGTTTATTCCGGCCGGAAAGCCAATCCTTAATGGCGGGAATGCAGGTAAATAATTTGCCCTGGTTTTAACCTTGGCTCACCTAATTCGTTTGCAGTAGAGAATAAAATTAACCAAAAGTAAAACTTATCTAAAGAGAGAGGGCCGGAAAAAAACAGTTTTATTACAATGCAGACTACACTCTGCCGAAAGCAGCCATTCTCCAAAACAAATCCCTTAATAAAGTTACTGACGCGTAATTTTTTAAAATTTACTACTCGTCGTTAACCTCCACCCAAGCCTTTAAATTCGTACTTTCCTCTGGTTAAATAGATATTAAGTCAGCTGGTGCCTTCCGGAAAATATTATAAAATAAAAAAGTTAAATACCCGTTGCTTGGAATGATAGCAGCTATATAATTGTTTTCAAATAGAAGAGAAATAAGCCTTAAGCTACCGTAATAACCCTTGCCGATGAATAAGCAAAAAATAAAAAATATCATATATCTACTGCCGTTTTTTGGGCTGGCCTTAGTCGCTTTTGTGAGTCCGCCGGATAAGTGGCTGTCACAACTTAAAACCAATCTGGATACCTACCGGACGCAGTACGCGCCCGAAAAAGTTTACCTGACCCTGGACAAACCTTATTACGCTCCCGGCCAATCTATTTGGTTGAAAGGATATTTATTGGATGCAGCCAGCTTGCGCCCTTCCCTTAAAAGCGGAGTGTTGTACGTCGATTTACTTAACGCCGAGAACAAAGCGGTAGCACAGCTTACTTTAAAAGCCGTTCATGGCAAAGCTGCCGGCGACTTTGCGCTGCCAACCGATTTGCCCGCCGGACAGTACCGCCTAACCGCGTATACGCAGTACCAGCGGAACTTTGGAGAAAATACTTTTTTTAATTTGTCCATTGAGGTAATCGGCGCCACGCCGGTGAGCCAGAAAACAACCGAATCAACCGGCCTGGTAGATGTGCAGTTTTTCCCGGAAGGCGGCGACCTTGTTACGGGTTTATCTAGCCGGTTGGCTTTTAAAGCTACCGGAACCAACAGTGCCGGTTTACTTGTAAATGGTTCGGTGTATACCAGCCAAGGACAAAAAGTACTGGATTTTACCGGCTCGCACTTAGGTATGGGTTCTTTTGAATTTCAGCCGCAAGCAGGCGTAACTTACGTAGCCAAAATTAACGCCGCCGGTAAAACGCGGGAATACCAGCTTCCGGAGGCCCTAACCGCGGGTTACGTTATGCAGGTAGAAGAAACAGCAGATGCTAAAAACTGGCAGGTTACCGTGAACAGCCAAGGTACGCCGCCGGCCTCTTTGCTGTTAACGGGAGTAAGCCGCGAAACTTTGTTATTTAACGAAAAAGTTAAGCTGCAACCTGGTCAGCCAGCTCGCCTGAACGTGCCTAAAGCTGAATTCCCGACCGGGATTGCCCGTCTTACTTTAACCACTGCGGCCGGCGAACCATTGGCCGAGCGCTTAATATTTGCCGATAATCAGGAGGACTTACAGGTATCGCTTACCGCGGATAAAAAATCGTACAAAGGGCGTGACCAGGTAACGTTGCAGTTAACGGCGCAAAATAACCAGGGGCAGCCAATAGCCACTGATTTTGCTTTAGCCGTAACCGACGAAGAACTGGTAAAGCAGCCTAAAAACGGGTTGAACCTGAAAGCTTACTTTCTCCTGACTTCGGATTTGCGGGGTAACGTGGAGCAGCCGGGGTATTATTTCGCGGGTAACGACCAAGGCCGGAAACAAGCCCTGGATCATTTGCTGTTAACGCAAGGTTGGCGCCGGTTTAACTGGCAGGAAATTGCTGCCGGTAAATTCCCGGCCTTAAACTTTGCCGCGGAGCCGGATCTGGCGATTAGCGGTAAATTAGTGACCAATAAAGGCAAAGCCGTAGAAGGTGGCGAAGCTTTGTTATACTTACAAGGGCAGCACCAGGCATTTATCACCACCGAAACCGATCAACAAGGAAAATTTGTTTTCCCGGGTTTTGATTTTACCGGAACCATCGACGTGGTGGTACAAGGTACTGATGCGCGTGGTCGCCGCGATCGCCTGCAGGTGAAAATGAACGAAAATAAATATTTTCCGGCTACTCCGGCCGGGCCCGTACCTACCTGGACGGAAGGTTTGCTGGCCAGTACCAGTAAAGATTTTTTGGTGGCAAGTAACCAGCAATTAGCCGCAGCCGTTACTACCAACAGCAATTATTCCTTGCGCAGTATTTTGTTGTCGCGGGTAGAAATAAAAGGCAAAAAGGACGTAGTGCAACCCTTTAAGCTGCACGATAAAGCCGACGTAGTAATTAGCCGGCGCGAGTTGCCGATAGCACCTTCGGGTAATATCATCGAAAGTTTGCAGGGCCGCGTGGCGGGTTTACAGGTGTACCGGGTTGGTCAGAATCAATTCCGGGCGAGTATCCGGGGGCAACAAAACTCCCCGCTGTACTTACTGGATGGCATGCCGGTTTCCGAAAGTACCGTTTCCAGTATCAGCCAGTTTGATGTTAGCCGGATTGAAATTTTAAAAAACGCGGCTAGTGCGGCCATTTACGGCGGTCGGGCTTCCGGCGGAGTGATTGCCTTGTTTACCGGCGCGGCGGAGGAAGACAGCCGCGAGGTTACGCCGGGCACTTACATTATCATGCACCACGCCCAAGGATACAGCAAGGTGCGAGAGTTCTACAGTCCTAAATACAATAATGTCACCGCCAGCAACGAGCCTGATTTACGCACTACCTTGTACTGGAACCCCACTGTAAAAACCGATGCGCAGGGGAAAGCCACCGTTACATTTTACACCGGCGACCGCACCACCACTTACCGCGCCGTGGCTGAAGGTATTTCGGACGAAGGAAAACCCGGTCGGGGAGAGGTCGTATTTTCGGTAAATAGTAACAAAGACAATTCTTAACCGGTAGAATCTTAAAAATTAAAAAAGCCGTTAACTAATCAGCTGACGGCTTTTTTAATTTTTCTTTTTTCGAGAGGGTTTACCTATCAATCAAAAGTAAATAATACAGCGTTTTAATTTACCAGTTTACTATCCGGAAAAAGGTGCCGACCGGATTGGTTTCTTTGCACCGGGTCATTAATTGGTCTTTGCCGTTGCTGGCTTTTTCGATGGTATAGAAATACGTTGGCGCATCTAAGTCTTTGCCGGCAAATCAATCCAGATTTAACCTTAATTCTACTGTCAATCCAGCCGAGTAAGTTTCGGACCCTTCCTGGGCTTGAGTTGGTCCATCGTCTGTGATGGCAGTTGGGGTGCTTTTAAATTTGCCTCCAGATAAAGCGGTATGTTCTCTACTGCCTTTTCGGGTGAAGCGTAAGAAATGGCCGGGTTACTTTCTTCCGGCGATTGTAAGCCCCAGTTCCAGATCGCCCCCGTTAACATTAGAAATGGCACAACAACCTTCATGCAGTTTAAGCTTAATTTTTTTATTCCGGTCCATCGATTGCTGGCTACCAACGAGTAACCTTCCCTGGTGGGCATTTTTTTAAATTTTCGACTGGTTTACGCCTTCAACCTGGCTTTTTTGTATTAACAAAGCCAGGTGCTGCATTCCATCAGTTAGCCAAGTTGCCCGAGCAAATAGACCAACTAATTATAAAGTTATTTTTATGGCAAAGTAATGTTTGTGTTAAGAAGTAGACTTTTCGCTTTAAAGTAGCTAACCGACAATTTGCTAGCCCAGGTGCAGGACTAAGCGGATTTTGGCAGGTAGATTTAAAAAAGGTTACCGAAGTGGTAGCCTTTTTTAAAATTACAATTTACGGAACAAATAATTTTGCCTGCTGCCTGCCCGAAGGCGCCTGTATTTGGAGCAGGTAAACCCCGGCTGGCAGGTTTTCGGATAAAGGCATTTTCGTGATAAATTTCCCGGCGGCATCGGTTTCGTAGGTTTGGGTTAGTACCGTGTGGCCGGTAAGATCGTGCAGGGTAACCTGTACTTTTTCTTTCTGGCCCATATGGCCCATTTCCAAGGTAACTTTCTCTCCTGACTTTTTCGGGTTAGGGTAAACGTTTAAAAGTGGCAAATTTTTAAATTTTCTAATTGGTTGGTCAAGCAGGTTGGTTTCCGCAACTATGCTGGTTGGTCCGGTTTCTTCTTTTATAATTACGAAATAGTTATTTAAGGATCCTGCCGCCGGAGTGGCCTGATTACCGCCAAAGGTAATTTTACCCGGCGCAAAAGTTTTGCTGTACAGCACCATATTCCTGTTTTTCGGACTACTGATAACTACCTGGTTCGGTAATTTTTGCCAACTGCTTAACCACCCGGGTAGAGTAGTAGCCACGGAATTGTAAGCAACATAAACAATAACCGGTTGGTGCAAATCAAACGATAATACGTTTTCTGCGGCGTTAAGCCTATCTGCGTTTGGTGATTTAATAAAAGTAGCATTTAATAAATAATAGGGTATTTTAACTGCCTCGTAAGCGCGATCGGTGTAAACGGTGGCGTTCTGGGTAAGCTTGGACACGGCATATTTATGCGACGAAGTGCTTTTTAAGTTGGTTACCAGCGAGTCGATAACGATAATATTGGTAGAATACGCTGATCCGGTCAAACCTTTTCCGTTAGCTTGATCAAAGGGCGTAACTTTTAAAGAATAATCGCCTGTTTCCGGTATCCAAGGTTGGTATTTATTATTTAAGGTTTCGCCCAATAAAGCATAAGGTTGTTTACTTTCTATTTGGGTTTTGGTTTGTTTGCCGCTCAACTGAAATACCACGCTGCCAACGGTATCGGGGGTAGTAGTGGCCCGGATGCTCAGTTTTCGGGTAGGTAAAGCGGCCAGGTTTAAGGTATCCGGCGTGTTAAGCGGCCGGATAGCTGCACCTGTTTCGGCATTTATTAAAGTAAGTTGCGCAATGGTTTGGTTTGAAACCGGCACGCCGCTTACGGTGGCTTTTACTCCTTTGCCGCCGGTAGAGTATATCTTACCGTTTAAAACACCAACCACCCCTCCCCGCATAATCAGGGGTAATGCGGTAATTTCCGTCCAGGTATTTGTAGCCGGGGTATACGCCGATACCCGTCGCAGGCCGCGGGTAAATGCGTATTCGCCTCCTGCCACTATTAGCTGATTGCCCAGCACCACCACCGACGAGGAAATATGAGCCACCCCCGGTGCGCCTTCCGGTGCCAGAATATCGGCTAATTGGGTCCAGGCATCTGTTGCCGGATCGTACACGTGCACTAACTTCGTAGAAACAGAACCTTCGTCGTGGCCGGTTTGGCCGGCTATAAAATAAATTTTTCCTGCAAATACCACCGAACCGGCGTGCTGCCGCGGGCTGGGCAAAGAGGCTAGCGTATCCCAGCCCGCCGTTAAATTATCCACATCCAGCACGTAATGGTCCCCGATATCAATTTTTAATTTACGGTCGGTGCCGGCAATGTAATGCAGCTTGCCGTTGAGGTACTCTAATTGTCCGGCTGCACTCACGCGGGGTAAATCGGGTAGGCGTACGTAACGGTCTTCGGCCACTACATATTTCCACACTTCTTTGGTACCTAATATTTGCGCCGTGCCGGTACGATTAGCGGTATAGCCGCCGGCAAAATAAATATCATTTTCGTCGGTAGCAAATCCGGCGTGCGTAACCCCGCCGTACTTGGTGTTGTTCATGGGCGGCATAGGGGCAATCGGCGTATAGTTGTTGGCGTCCGGGTCATAGCGGTAGGCCCGGCTGGTTGGGGTAAAACCTTTTAAAGCGTCGAAACCACTAAAAAGGTACCATTGGTTATTGACCACTTCGCCTTGCCCTTCGTAAAAAATATAAGGCTGACTTGCCACCGAGCGCCAGGTAATCTTACTTAATACGGCCGTTCCGATTTGCTGCGAAACAGCAATGGCAATGGTCGCTTCATCGGTTTGGTTGCTGCTATCTTTTACTTGTACGGTAAGCTGGTAATTATTTTGCTTGTGATAGCTCAGGCGCTTGGCAACCGTTACCACACCAGTGGTCTGGTTCAGGGCAAAAGTTTGATTGGTGTTGCCCCCAGTAATAAAGTATTGTAAGGTATTTTTATCGCCACCCGTAGCCTGTATTTTGCCAATAGTGGTACCCGGAGCGCTTTGATCCGAAACCGAAAAAGTATACTGTTTTTTGGCAAATACCGGACCTGCTGCCCAATTAAGGTTGGCGCTGGTTTTCGGCGCCTTTAAAAAATGGGCGGCAAACGTTAGGGGAGATGTCAGACAAACAACTCCGCTGGAAATTAGTAGCGTTTTTTTAAAAAAATGCTTGCCCGTTCGAATAACCAATAAAGTAAATAAGTTTTTCATGTACTGTATTTTAAGGTGCTATTTGTTATATGTAAACATTGCAAATTAGTTTCAAACCGGAATAACGGGGGCTCCAATGGTGGAATATTTTTATCACCTACGGAAGTGGCGGGGTAAATAAACGTATATTCCGGTTCTCTGAGCAGTATTTACGTAGTTTATCTTGATTTGGATGAACCATAATGCTCCCTGTAGCCGGGCTTTTTCGCTGGGCTGAGTCTGGTTTTACGTAAAAAGCGATGTAACTTATTACTAGTAATATCGTTGTAAATAGTATAACTTTTCTAAGAGATTTAACGCAGGTAATATTCCGAATTACAATAAGGATGACTAAATTAATAACTAAATCAAAGTTGGGATTACTGGTTTGTACCGCCGTTTTTGTATGTAATTCCTGCGCCACGAACCCGGTCACGGGTAAACGGGATATTTCGTTTGTATCGAAGCAGCAGGAAATTGCTATGGGGCAACAAGCCGATCCCGAGGTTATTAGTCAGTTTGGCTTATACCCGAACGAAGCCCTGCAACGTTTTATCAATCAGAAAGGCCAGCAAATGGTGGCCGTATCGCACCGCAAAGACTTAAAATACGAATTTAAAATTGTGGATTCGCCGGTGATTAATGCCTTTGCCGTTCCGGGTGGTTACGTGTACTTTACCCGCGGCATTATGGCGCACTTTAACAACGAAGCACAGTTTGCGGGAGTACTGGGTCACGAGATCGGCCATATTGCGGCGCGGCATTCGGCCCGGCAGCAAAGTAAATCCATGCTGGCCCAGCTTGGGTTAGTGGTGGGCATGGTGGTATCGCCGGAACTGGCGCAATTTGGCGACGCGGCGCAACAAAGTCTGGCCTTGTTATTTTTAAAATTCGGGCGCGACGACGAGCGGGAATCCGACCGGTTAGGAGTGGAGTATTCCACTAAAATTGGCTACGATGCCAATTACATGGCTGATTTTTTCCGGACCTTACAACGCCAACAAGAGCAAAGTGAAGCCGAGCCCATTCCGGATTTTTTATCGACGCACCCCAACCCCGCCGACCGGTATGAAACGGTGAAAGAACTGGCCGCCGATTGGCAGCAAAAAACAAAAGCTACCAACCTGCAAGTAAATCGTAATTCTTTTTTAAAATTAATTGATGGCATCGTGTACGGCGAAGATCCGCGCCAGGGCTTCGTGGAAGCTAATGTGTTTTATCACCCGGAGCTTAAATTCCAGTTTCCGGTGCCAACCGGTTGGGCGTACCAGAACTCGCCGCAACAATTTCAGATGGCCGAAAAAGAAGGCAAAGCCATGATGGCTTTAACCTTAGTGCCCGGTAAAACGCTGGAAGAAGCCGCGCAGCAAATGCTGCAAAAATACCAGTTGCAGGTAGTAGAAAATCAAAAAATAACGGTAAATGGCTTGCCGGCACTCGCGATTGTGGCCGACCAAAAACCCCAGGAAGACCCACAACAACAACAACAACAACAACAACAAACGCCCGCTGTTCGCACTTTAACTTATTTATTTCAGTACAACAGCAATATCTACAGTTTAATGGGAATTTCTTTAGAGGCTAATTTTAATACGTATTTTGCCACTTTTCAAAATACCATGCAGCGGTTCCGGGCATTAACTGACCCCGCCCTGCTTAACCGGCAAGCCGAACGCGTTCGGGTGAAAACCATTGCCAAAACGACTACTTTAGCCCAGGCTTTGCGCCAGTACCATGTAACCGATAAACGCCTCACCGAAATGGCCATTTTAAACGGCATGGAACTGAACGATCAGGTTACCGCTGGTTCCCTGATTAAAGTAGTGCAGAAATAAAGTAACAACCTCATCGAAATAACTAATTATTCGTTGTTAGACTGATAATGCTCTAAAAGTCAACTACTTATTTAAAAATTTTTATCCGTAGCATTTTGTTTAAGTACCTAGTTGAGGAGTAGTAATGCTTTATTAGATGGTTGTTGAGCGATGGACAAGCCTGATCCGCAAACGAAGCTGCCTGAATTACTTTTAAAACGGTGGTCATACCCGAAACATACCAAAAGTGTAATTCTGCCTAAAGAATTGAACCACAATACTTTAGATTAAAACTTAATAAAATGCGTGATCTGGTCCTCTATTTAAGGCAACCATTATTTCTCCCAACCTCCCGTAAGAATTTTTCAAGCCGAAAAAAGAACTGGGTAGAGGTAAAAAGGAAAATTACCTTTTGCAACCCGAAAAAACTAAATTAGAAATTTTACTGCTTTTGTTCTAAAGCGGATAAAACCTTACAGGAGCATCAAAGAAAAAAAAACAGCTTTTCTGGTTCGAAAGGCTGCTAGGCAGGTTAAAAATTTAAAAAATCAGGTTAAATCAATAATAAAAAAGGCTTGGCCGGGGCTTCAGGCTAAGAAATAGCTTTTAAATAATTCAATCCTTTTTGCGTGATTACGAACGTTTGCTTCGGCGATTGCGGGTGGCGGGGGTCGGTGTAATTTAAAAATCTTTCCGTTATCAGCCGTACAATATACTTCTTGTAGTTTTCGTAACTTTCTGCCACCTCAATGTGCTTTAGTATAGCGCACCGTGATTGTGCGTCGCGGCAAAACTGTAAAATATGTTTACGATGCTGGTCGAATTGCTTCTGCTCCGCAGAAATTAAATGATTCGTATACTTCTGGTAATTTGTGAAATTCAAGTTCATCCGAATGAGCGCATCCCTTTTCTAGTCCTTCTAAAAAAACGAAAATGAAAGACATAAGTTTTGTATTTTACAGGTAAAAATTTGTGGTTTCGTCTTCCGGAATCAGATACTATTTAAATAGTAAATAGATTATTGTGAAACAGTTATCTTTTTAAAAAAAGCTTAGAGATGTTGCTGGTTTATTGCAAAAAAACTAGGTAATCCCGGGTAAATATATGCGAGAAGCTTTTTGGGTTTACCATTCCCGCTAATTTCTATACCGTTAAATGGGGTGATTACTGCCACAAAATTAATACAGCACAGCCTCCAGGGAAGCGTTGGCTGCTGTTTCCAGAGCGGAACCGGCCAACAACGAACAAGTAGCTACCACCAGTACCGGCAAAAGCCGGCACTTGCTAACTAAAATTTAAAAAAATACTGAAAAATCAGTATTGTTCTGCCTTTTACGGTAGCCTACCTTTAATGATTGATAAAAGACCGGATTATCCGGAGCCGGCGTGAATTATTTACGCTGTTCCGGGACTTTGGTAAACAAACTATATCATAAAGTACGCCCCTCGGGGCAGAACCTAAAGCTAAAGTACATGTCGACTTTACAAATGCTGGATGTGTTTATCGGTGTTATATTTATATACCTGTTGCTAAGCTTTATTTGCAGCGCTATCAGCGAGATTATTGAAGGTATTATAAAAAAACGGGGGGCCGACCTGCACCGGGGAATATGCGAACTCATTCAGGCCAACCCGGATAATAAGCTACTCGAAAAAATTTACGCGCACCCGTTAATATCTAGTTTGTACCGTGGTCGCTATCAGGTAAATTCTAAAAAAAACCTGCCTTCCTACATCCCGGCTAACAATTTTGCACTGGCTTTGCTGGATATTATTTTGCCGGCCAGCGCTACGCAGGTCTCCGGAGCTGCTGGCGGAGCCGCGCTGGCAGATGCCAATACCCCGGAAACTAAAGACCAACCTTTACAATTATTGCGCAAAGCCTTACTAAATTATGCTGGCTTGCCGGCGCAGCAAGGCATTTTGGCCTTAATTGATGCCGCCGAAGGAGATATAAACAAAGCCCGCCAGAATATAGAGCTGTGGTACAACAGTTCCATGGACCGGGTGGCCGGCTGGTATAAACGGCGGGTGCAAATGATATTGTTGGGCCTGGGGTTTGCCTTGGCCGCCGGCATGAACGCCGACACCATAGCCTTATTTAAAAGTTTAATGAACAGTCCGGCTTTACGGAACTCATTGGTTAGTGCCTCCGCGGAGTACGCCAAAATGTCCTATGCCGAAGCCCAGCAATCCAACCCGCAGGATCGCCTGAATGCTAACCTGACTAAAATTAATGAGCTGCGTTTGCCCATGGGCTGGGATTGGGAGCAAACCACGCCCAGCGGAGTAGTTATTTCTAACGCCAAACTTGCCATTCCCGATAATTTTTCGGGTTGGCTAAGTAAAGTAGCGGGCTGGCTTATTACGGGTTTGGCCGTGTCCTTGGGCGCTCCGTTCTGGTTCGATTTATTAAACAAAATGATGGTCATCCGGTCTACGGTAAAACCTCGCGAAAAAAGCCGGGAAGAAGCCTCTGAAGACCGGCAATAAAAGTGTACACGCTCTAAAATTTAAAAAAATGGCTGGTTGGAAAGGAATTGTCGGTAACAATTACGTCGCCGAATCATTCGATAGTTACTGTCATAGCTTGGCCTGGTCGGCCTGGCGGCCTTCGTTTATTGTGTTGCACAACACCGGTATTCCTTCGCTGGCCCAACGGCCGCAAGGCTTAACGGCCAAACACCTCGACAGTTTGCAAGCCTACTACCGCGATCAACAAGGCTGGAAGGGCGGGCCGCATTTGTTTATCGACGACCAACAAATTTGGGTATTTACGCCTTTAACGGTTTCGGGTACGCATTCGCCCTCCTGGAACAAAGTAGCGCTGGGCATTGAAATGCTGGGCGACTACGAAAAAGAGCCTTTTCACAGTGGCCGGGGTTTGGCCGTTCGGCGCAATACGGTTAGTGCTATTGCTACCTTATGCGCCATTCTGGGCCTCGACCCCCACACCTTACGCCTGCACCGCGAAGATCCCTTAACTACCCACGCCTGCCCCGGAAAAAATGTACGAAAACTGGAAATTATTCAGGAAGTGCAGGATTTAATGGTACAGCGGCACGCCGGCGAACACCCGATTAAACCCGTAGCTTGAATCGTTGTTAGTTGTTGGTTGTTGGTTGTTGGTTGTTAGTTTTTTGTTATTCGTAATATGGTTTATAGCTGATTTTAATTACCCAATGCCCATAGTGCATACTTTGAAATAGGTTGGTACAGCGGTTTAAAAGCGGAAAGCAGCCTAAAAATTTAAAAAAATCATGCGGAAGGCAAGGTTGTGGATTATAAGAATGAATGGAGTTATAAAGTTAGCCAAGGCTGGTACAAGCTGGTAGCGCGAACCTGTTTTAGCAAATGTTACGAGATACCAGCCACCAACTCGCACCAGCACAATTTTAAATTACCAACCAGCAACCAACAACTAATAACGAACAACTAATAACGAACAACTAATAACGAACAACTAATAACTAATAACGAACAACTAATAACGAACAACTAATAACTAATAACGAACAACTAATAACGAACAACTAATAACGAACAACTAATAACGAACAACTAATAACGAACAACTAATAACGAACAACTAATAACGAACAACTAATAACGAACAACTAATAACGAACAACTAATAACGAACAACTAATAACGAATAACCAATACCAGCATGATTGATAATGCTTTAAAAGTGATTGCCAACGAAGTAAACCGGTACATTGTCCGCAAATTGGATCCCGACCGCGATCCTACTTCTACGAAACGGATTACGACGGGGAACGTGGCGAAAGCCCAGGAACCAGATTCCTCGGGGTCGCGGGCCGATTCTTTAACCGCACCGGGCATCCTGACGCTGGTAAATATAGAAGAAGAAAGAAATGCGCGCAACCCCGATAATTTTGTGAGAAAAAACGACAAAATAGAATACCGCAGTCCCAAATTGTACTTAAATCTGTATTGCTTGTTCGCGATAAACCATAGTTCCTACGACACGGCTTTGCAGTATCTCTCGCTTATTTTGCAATTTTTTCAGCACAAAAACGTGATTACCGCTAAAAATACGCCTTCCGAAAACGGACTCTCCCTGGATCCTAAAATTGAAAAACTCATTTTGGATATGGTATCTATGAACGCCGAACAGGTGAATCATTTGTGGGCTACCCTGGGCGGGAAATATTTGCCTTCGGTGCTCTACAAAGTGCGCATGATTACCATTGAAGAAGATATTGCCGACATGCAAGCCGAGCCAGTTACCGGCATATACCTCAATCACCCGGTTGAATAAATGTACAATTATGGTGCGTCAGTACAGTCCTTTTTTTTCCATCACCTTAAGTCACGAGTATTTCCTCAACCGGCAATGCCCGGACTTGCACATTTGGCCTACTGCGGACTGCCAGGTACTTTTCCGGCGCCTCAACATCCAGGGCCGCCAAACAGAAAACCATTTCCAGACTTTTATCAGCGTGAACGATAACCAGGAGC
Proteins encoded in this window:
- a CDS encoding TonB-dependent receptor plug domain-containing protein; protein product: MNKQKIKNIIYLLPFFGLALVAFVSPPDKWLSQLKTNLDTYRTQYAPEKVYLTLDKPYYAPGQSIWLKGYLLDAASLRPSLKSGVLYVDLLNAENKAVAQLTLKAVHGKAAGDFALPTDLPAGQYRLTAYTQYQRNFGENTFFNLSIEVIGATPVSQKTTESTGLVDVQFFPEGGDLVTGLSSRLAFKATGTNSAGLLVNGSVYTSQGQKVLDFTGSHLGMGSFEFQPQAGVTYVAKINAAGKTREYQLPEALTAGYVMQVEETADAKNWQVTVNSQGTPPASLLLTGVSRETLLFNEKVKLQPGQPARLNVPKAEFPTGIARLTLTTAAGEPLAERLIFADNQEDLQVSLTADKKSYKGRDQVTLQLTAQNNQGQPIATDFALAVTDEELVKQPKNGLNLKAYFLLTSDLRGNVEQPGYYFAGNDQGRKQALDHLLLTQGWRRFNWQEIAAGKFPALNFAAEPDLAISGKLVTNKGKAVEGGEALLYLQGQHQAFITTETDQQGKFVFPGFDFTGTIDVVVQGTDARGRRDRLQVKMNENKYFPATPAGPVPTWTEGLLASTSKDFLVASNQQLAAAVTTNSNYSLRSILLSRVEIKGKKDVVQPFKLHDKADVVISRRELPIAPSGNIIESLQGRVAGLQVYRVGQNQFRASIRGQQNSPLYLLDGMPVSESTVSSISQFDVSRIEILKNAASAAIYGGRASGGVIALFTGAAEEDSREVTPGTYIIMHHAQGYSKVREFYSPKYNNVTASNEPDLRTTLYWNPTVKTDAQGKATVTFYTGDRTTTYRAVAEGISDEGKPGRGEVVFSVNSNKDNS
- a CDS encoding Kelch repeat-containing protein, which codes for MKNLFTLLVIRTGKHFFKKTLLISSGVVCLTSPLTFAAHFLKAPKTSANLNWAAGPVFAKKQYTFSVSDQSAPGTTIGKIQATGGDKNTLQYFITGGNTNQTFALNQTTGVVTVAKRLSYHKQNNYQLTVQVKDSSNQTDEATIAIAVSQQIGTAVLSKITWRSVASQPYIFYEGQGEVVNNQWYLFSGFDALKGFTPTSRAYRYDPDANNYTPIAPMPPMNNTKYGGVTHAGFATDENDIYFAGGYTANRTGTAQILGTKEVWKYVVAEDRYVRLPDLPRVSAAGQLEYLNGKLHYIAGTDRKLKIDIGDHYVLDVDNLTAGWDTLASLPSPRQHAGSVVFAGKIYFIAGQTGHDEGSVSTKLVHVYDPATDAWTQLADILAPEGAPGVAHISSSVVVLGNQLIVAGGEYAFTRGLRRVSAYTPATNTWTEITALPLIMRGGVVGVLNGKIYSTGGKGVKATVSGVPVSNQTIAQLTLINAETGAAIRPLNTPDTLNLAALPTRKLSIRATTTPDTVGSVVFQLSGKQTKTQIESKQPYALLGETLNNKYQPWIPETGDYSLKVTPFDQANGKGLTGSAYSTNIIVIDSLVTNLKSTSSHKYAVSKLTQNATVYTDRAYEAVKIPYYLLNATFIKSPNADRLNAAENVLSFDLHQPVIVYVAYNSVATTLPGWLSSWQKLPNQVVISSPKNRNMVLYSKTFAPGKITFGGNQATPAAGSLNNYFVIIKEETGPTSIVAETNLLDQPIRKFKNLPLLNVYPNPKKSGEKVTLEMGHMGQKEKVQVTLHDLTGHTVLTQTYETDAAGKFITKMPLSENLPAGVYLLQIQAPSGRQQAKLFVP
- a CDS encoding M48 family metalloprotease; this translates as MTKLITKSKLGLLVCTAVFVCNSCATNPVTGKRDISFVSKQQEIAMGQQADPEVISQFGLYPNEALQRFINQKGQQMVAVSHRKDLKYEFKIVDSPVINAFAVPGGYVYFTRGIMAHFNNEAQFAGVLGHEIGHIAARHSARQQSKSMLAQLGLVVGMVVSPELAQFGDAAQQSLALLFLKFGRDDERESDRLGVEYSTKIGYDANYMADFFRTLQRQQEQSEAEPIPDFLSTHPNPADRYETVKELAADWQQKTKATNLQVNRNSFLKLIDGIVYGEDPRQGFVEANVFYHPELKFQFPVPTGWAYQNSPQQFQMAEKEGKAMMALTLVPGKTLEEAAQQMLQKYQLQVVENQKITVNGLPALAIVADQKPQEDPQQQQQQQQQTPAVRTLTYLFQYNSNIYSLMGISLEANFNTYFATFQNTMQRFRALTDPALLNRQAERVRVKTIAKTTTLAQALRQYHVTDKRLTEMAILNGMELNDQVTAGSLIKVVQK
- a CDS encoding peptidoglycan recognition protein family protein, with the translated sequence MAGWKGIVGNNYVAESFDSYCHSLAWSAWRPSFIVLHNTGIPSLAQRPQGLTAKHLDSLQAYYRDQQGWKGGPHLFIDDQQIWVFTPLTVSGTHSPSWNKVALGIEMLGDYEKEPFHSGRGLAVRRNTVSAIATLCAILGLDPHTLRLHREDPLTTHACPGKNVRKLEIIQEVQDLMVQRHAGEHPIKPVA
- a CDS encoding DUF4255 domain-containing protein, which gives rise to MIDNALKVIANEVNRYIVRKLDPDRDPTSTKRITTGNVAKAQEPDSSGSRADSLTAPGILTLVNIEEERNARNPDNFVRKNDKIEYRSPKLYLNLYCLFAINHSSYDTALQYLSLILQFFQHKNVITAKNTPSENGLSLDPKIEKLILDMVSMNAEQVNHLWATLGGKYLPSVLYKVRMITIEEDIADMQAEPVTGIYLNHPVE